In Sphingobium herbicidovorans, the genomic window GATGTCGCTGAGCAGATCGCCATTAATTCAAGCGAAAGCCCACCATAGCAGGGCAACCGCTACCAGTATGGGAAAGGAGAGAACGGCGACCAATTCCTTCATCGGCCACGATAGCCGTCGCCATGCTCCCGGCGGAAATGGTACAGCTGTTCCGCACGATCCTTGCTGGACGATAAGGATGGCTTCTTCAATTAACGATAGTTGAGCAACCAGCCCGCCAATTTCCGCAATCTCTTGCGTGTTAACTCCGGGGTATCGGTCAAGTAGAGCTTCAAGCTGCATAAATGCGCTTGAGACCGGCCGCAGCGGGTTAGACGACGTCCACATTGAACTATCCTTCAGAGCTCGACAAATTTACAAGATGAGAGGTGGTCTCCCTGCTAGATGCAGGGGAAGAAAGCTGTCAGCTTTTATGAAGTGCAGACCGCCTCGAGTAGTCACTTCCCGGACGCCAGGTGATCCACGATAGCGTCCGGCTAATTGTCGAATACTAGGCGCTGAACCTCGCCACAAGAGAAAGAATGGTTCATCACCGATGACATAGTTATATCACATACGGAAACAAGGATGATATCGCCCTAGCCTGTATTTATAGCGTCATGATGAAAATGCATTCACCTATTATCGCTAGAAAATCCGCAGATTATGCAGTTTCATTGCCACCATGCAACGCTCCACGGCTCGCTATGCCAAACGCCGGTAACTCTGCAACAAGAACCGCTTGAAGATTTCGATCGCCTGTCCATATTGATACTGCGGGCCGGGCCCCTCTGACGGTTGTTTCGAAAACGATCGTGATGTCGGACGGCATCGGGTGGCTCGGTGCAGGTCAGTAATTTTCTCATTTCCTCCCAGCTGATCCGGTTAATCCATATCGATTGGAGAGAGGCTTGAATAGATTGTTATACAAATTGACCCGGTTGCACGCGAAGCTCGAAGAGGAAATCCGCGGCGAACTTAGGCGTCGTTTCCCCGACAATATGCGGTTGTTGCGGCTCAAGAAAGTGCGACTGCAGGTAAAAGATCGCCTGCACGGCCAGGGGCTTCGACGCGCAG contains:
- a CDS encoding DUF465 domain-containing protein, translated to MHAKLEEEIRGELRRRFPDNMRLLRLKKVRLQVKDRLHGQGLRRAESELAR